One Solanum pennellii chromosome 9, SPENNV200 DNA segment encodes these proteins:
- the LOC107029826 gene encoding uncharacterized protein LOC107029826, protein MDSPINYAIDDKDLDDAALWAVIDSAAAAASSTTAVTKYSKPLPDNHSPIRPFPSSNTSPQSRLGKTPRNFQNHHHNGEVLNHRPQKMSRSDSNSVSGLSRTSPNPMAVVKHVQRDPSVMSYSSPVTRSPARVMEYDNRYNSPIVSECSPVATMSHGQREDRDGVVRHSLAGPFPSVSLFKEYQNAAMAILEKSDYTMISGHPFIKKTGWRKISFYFNLSYEIKDKTIEFDDNRNVLRAEFIVRAHMQGGRFSDGWGSCERREKKFLKPNHDIPSTAETRAKNKACQDLLGIGEYRPGMGQSSNG, encoded by the exons atggattctCCGATCAATTATGCTATCGACGATAAGGATTTAGACGACGCTGCATTATGGGCGGTAATTGATTCCGCCGCCGCTGCCGCCTCCTCCACCACCGCCGTCACTAAGTACAGTAAACCGCTACCTGACAATCACTCTCCAATTAGGCCTTTTCCTAGCTCAAATACTTCTCCACAATCTAGGCTAGGCAAAACCCCTAGAAACTTCCAAAATCATCACCATAACGGAGAGGTACTAAATCACCGGCCGCAGAAAATGTCCAGGTCAGATTCTAACAGCGTTTCGGGACTGAGCAGGACGAGTCCGAATCCGATGGCGGTAGTTAAGCACGTGCAGAGAGATCCGTCTGTGATGAGTTATTCGTCGCCGGTGACGAGGTCTCCGGCTCGGGTGATGGAGTATGATAACAGGTATAACAGTCCGATAGTCTCGGAGTGTTCGCCGGTGGCTACAATGAGTCATGGACAGCGTGAGGATAGAGATGGTGTCGTTAGGCATAGCTTGGCTGGTCCATTTCCATCCGTTTCTCTGTTCAAGGAGTATCAAAATGCAGCGATGGCG ATTCTGGAGAAATCTGACTACACTATGATTTCTGGACATCCCTTCATAAAAAAAACTG GTTGGAGGAAGATATCTTTTTACTTCAATCTATCATATGAAATTAAAGACAAGACCATTGAGTTTGATGACAACCGTAATGTCCTGCGTGCTGAATTTATAGTTCGGGCACACATGCA GGGTGGTAGGTTCTCAGATGGATGGGGATCATGTGAGCGGCGGGAGAAGAAGTTTCTAAAACCAAATCATGACATTCCCAGCACAGCAGAAACCAGAGCCAAAAATAAAGCATGCCAG GACTTGCTTGGAATTGGAGAATATCGACCTGGTATGGGCCAGAGTAGTAATGGGTAA
- the LOC107029852 gene encoding WD repeat-containing protein 44 yields MDHRRTLTMSWDGLGDDQDDDDNFFESRDRLSTAIPLDLGSSGSDDDDNEYEDSRLSFVSTLSSASIKKFQGIEIETVSDHSFSSADYGMWMAEPGDIKERRKRLLQGMGLSSNKDLLKLKSAKIVRAISRKVEKIKDTKSTKTNDSSRVKGLNQEREPVTIQPIKLVRSRSDGDIQYFSVNTKKRKDDLIGDISKQRLTRTFSGVLAPSIGTCQLTASVRMSPTKNRSLMQNGSDLFSNGNPDVGFASFFLIKNLDTGKEFIVKESNENGMWNKLSDIQTGKQLTMDEFEKHVGHSPVVKELMRRVNGSRSHDDDRKLNANSYLSKSFRNSKRRGVALLKNIKGVAHSMSGKIIDKEREQAVPEEHQKQNKNSSKWIKVRQHGKSCKEFTALHLSQEIHAHEGSIWTIRFSSDAHYLATAGEDTLIHIWEVQELEVTNDLNSVGGTMGGSANASPNHPTSGSFSASPVHPITRSNSDRPPLPETGHSTSERRKKGKVSHKKKGNSVPEYVNVPETVFALSEKPIYTLKGHQDDVLDLSWSRSQQLLSSSIDKTVRLWDVETQSCLKMFAHNDYVTCIQINPMDDDYFISGSLDAKVRIWNIPDRKVVDWTDLHEMVTATCFTPDGQGALIGSHKGSCRMYNTSDCKLEQKDNIEIQPKKNSQLKKVTGLQFAPWNPSEVLITSADSRIRIFDGSDMIYKFRGFRNTSSQIAASFSSDGKYVISASEDSHVYIWKREEPRSPRRKVRTSISVQAHERFQCKDVSVAIPWLGSVKNEAPLVEMHSKRHSKRFLPPQYPNGGSPTKENSDVANSKRHTPPLPNKTNTLERVQSSHEEEDLAQISRTDSGNGHGESFASGSSSNRFGDSPSISASSSSRSQSWSSSWSQDGSNSHGSNVIQATAWGMVIVTASLGGEIRIYQNFGLPLKAGRQTNLFRDLT; encoded by the exons ATGGATCATCGGAGAACGTTAACGATGAGCTGGGATGGTCTTGGAGACGATCAAGATGACGATGACAACTTCTTTGAGTCTCGTGATCGTCTCTCCACAGCCATTCCTCTTGACTTAGGATCCTCAGGATCAGACGATGATGATAATGAATACGAGGACAGTCGTCTCTCCTTTGTTTCGACTCTTTCATCAGCATCCATCAAGAAATTCCAAGGAATTGAAATCGAAACAGTTTCTGATCATTCATTTAGCAGCGCTGACTATGGAATGTGGATGGCTGAACCAGGGGATATTAAGGAACGTCGTAAACGCCTCTTACAAGGTATGGGATTGTCAAGCAATAAGGACCTTCTCAAGTTGAAAAGTGCAAAGATTGTTAGAGCTATTTCAAGGAAAGTTGAGAAAATCAAAGACACGAAATCAACTAAGACGAATGACTCTTCTCGTGTAAAAGGATTAAATCAAGAACGTGAGCCTGTAACTATACAACCGATTAAGTTGGTAAGGTCGAGATCAGATGGAGATATACAATACTTTTCTGTAAAtacaaagaaaaggaaagatgaTTTGATTGGTGACATTTCTAAACAACGTCTAACAAGGACGTTTTCTGGTGTTTTAGCACCGAGTATAGGTACATGTCAATTAACAGCTTCTGTTAGAATGTCGCCAACAAAAAACAGATCGTTGATGCAAAATGGGAGTGATTTGTTCTCAAATGGGAATCCTGATGTGGGatttgcttcttttttcttGATAAAGAATTTGGACACGGGGAAGGAGTTTATCGTCAAAGAGAGTAATGAAAACGGAATGTGGAATAAGTTGAGTGATATTCAGACAGGGAAACAACTTACTATGGATGAATTTGAAAAACATGTGGGACATTCACCTGTTGTGAAGGAGCTGATGAGGCGAGTAAATGGATCAAGAAGTCACGATGATGATAGGAAGCTAAACGCGAATTCATATCTTAGTAAGAGTTTTAGGAATAGTAAGAGAAGGGGAGTTGCTCTTTTGAAGAACATAAAAGGAGTAGCACATAGTATGAGTGGAAAAATTATTGATAAAGAACGCGAACAAGCTGTACCTGAGGAACATCAGAAACAGAATAAGAACTCCTCGAAATGGATTAAAGTCCGTCAGCATGGGAAGTCGTGCAAAGAATTCACAGCGTTGCATTTAAGCCAAGAAATCCATGCTCACGAGGGTTCAATATGGACGATAAGATTCAGCTCGGATGCACATTATCTAGCAACAGCAGGAGAAGATACATTGATTCATATATGGGAAGTGCAAGAATTGGAAGTAACTAATGATCTAAACTCTGTTGGTGGTACAATGGGAGGTTCTGCAAATGCATCGCCTAATCATCCAACGAGTGGTTCATTCAGTGCCTCCCCTGTTCATCCAATTACTAGGTCTAATTCAGACCGGCCTCCTCTTCCGGAGACTGGACATAGTACATcagaaagaaggaagaaaggGAAAGTATCACATAAGAAAAAGGGCAACTCAGTTCCGGAGTATGTCAACGTACCAGAAACTGTTTTTGCTCTTTCGGAGAAACCAATATACACTCTTAAAGGTCATCAGGATGATGTCTTGGACTTGTCTTGGTCAAGATCTCAG CAACTGCTGTCATCGTCGATTGACAAGACTGTCCGGCTATGGGATGTTGAGACTCAAAGTTGCTTAAAAATGTTCGCGCACAATGACTATG TAACTTGCATACAGATCAATCCAATGGACGATGACTACTTCATCAGCGGTTCTCTGGATGCAAAGGTTCGGATTTGGAATATACCTGATCGAAAAGTTGTAGATTGGACTGATCTTCATGAAATGGTTACTGCTACTTGCTTCACCCCTGATGGCCAG GGTGCTTTAATAGGATCACATAAAGGAAGCTGTCGTATGTACAATACTTCTG ACTGCAAACTGGAACAAAAAGACAATATCGAAATTCAACCTAAGAAGAATTCTCAACTCAAGAAGGTCACTGGTTTACAG TTTGCTCCGTGGAATCCATCAGAAGTACTTATAACTTCAGCTGATTCTCGTATCAGAATTTTTGACGGATCAGATATGATCTATAAGTTTAGAG GTTTCCGAAACACAAGTAGCCAAATTGCAGCTTCGTTTAGTTCAGACGGGAAGTATGTTATAAGTGCAAGTGAAGACTCTCATGTGTACATATGGAAGAGGGAGGAGCCTAGGAGCCCCAGGCGAAAAGTTAGAACTTCAATCTCAGTTCAAGCTCACGAGCGATTTCAGTGTAAAGATGTTTCAGTTGCCATACCATGGCTAGGTAGTGTAAAGAATGAGGCACCACTTGTAGAGATGCATTCAAAAAGGCATTCGAAACGTTTCCTCCCACCCCAGTATCCTAACGGAGGCTCTCCTACAAAAGAAAACTCGGATGTGGCAAATAGTAAAAGGCATACGCCACCTCTACCTAACAAAACTAATACATTGGAGAGAGTTCAAAGTAGTCATGAAGAGGAAGACTTAGCTCAAATCTCTCGTACAGATTCTGGTAATGGTCACGGAGAATCATTTGCATCAGGCTCTTCGTCAAATAGGTTTGGTGATTCACCTTCTATATCTGCATCCAGCAGCTCCCGATCACAATCTTGGTCCTCGTCTTGGTCTCAGGATGGTAGTAATAGCCACGGGAGCAATGTTATACAAGCAACAGCATGGGGGATGGTAATTGTGACAGCAAGTttaggaggtgaaatcagaatttatcaaaattttgggCTACCACTGAAAGCTGGACGTCAAACGAATCTCTTTAGAGACCTGACATAA